The following are encoded in a window of Cryobacterium sp. CG_9.6 genomic DNA:
- a CDS encoding MaoC family dehydratase has translation MKDDRPNIEQRGLFFEEFDLTVRYLHRPGRTATEADNVMFTTMTMNTQGLHLDAAWAATQPFGERLMNSMWTLSTLVGASVSQLTQGTIVANLGFSEVTFPHPLHHGDTLYAETVVTSKRMSVSRPGQGIITLTHTGRNQYRDVVATAVRTVMVWCKDAAP, from the coding sequence ATGAAAGACGACCGACCAAACATCGAACAGCGCGGGCTGTTCTTCGAGGAATTCGATCTCACCGTGCGCTACCTGCACCGCCCGGGTCGCACCGCAACCGAGGCCGACAATGTCATGTTCACCACCATGACCATGAATACGCAGGGTTTGCACCTGGATGCGGCCTGGGCAGCGACCCAGCCTTTTGGCGAGCGACTGATGAACTCCATGTGGACGTTGTCGACGCTGGTGGGGGCATCTGTGTCTCAGCTCACCCAGGGCACCATCGTGGCCAATCTCGGCTTCAGTGAGGTCACCTTTCCGCACCCCTTGCATCACGGCGACACGCTGTACGCCGAAACCGTGGTCACGAGCAAGCGGATGTCGGTCTCACGCCCCGGGCAGGGCATCATCACGCTCACCCATACCGGGCGCAATCAGTACCGGGACGTGGTTGCCACCGCAGTGCGCACGGTCATGGTGTGGTGCAAGGACGCGGCGCCGTGA
- a CDS encoding acyl-CoA dehydrogenase family protein encodes MSYELTPEYQALSNTVRDFADTVVAPAAYEYDTKRSLPYGIIAQMGDMGLFGLPFPVEYGGQGKDYFALCLAVEQLARADQSIAVTLEAGVGLGIMPVYRSGTEAQKEEWVPRLASGSALAAFGLTEADAGSDAAGTKTTAELTGGEWVINGTKQFITNSGSEITRLVTVTAVTGQSTRVDGSIKKELTAILVPTPTPGFTALPPYDKVGWHTSDTHPLVFDNVRVPEANLLGERGRGFANFVQTLDEGRIAFAALCTGAAQGCLEESIRYANSRNVFGRSIGSNQHIAFKIARMQARVHTARLAYYDAALKMINGKPFKMEASIAKMVGSEAAMDNARDATQIFGGYGFMNENLVARHYRDSKVLELGEGTTEVQLMVISRALGFAG; translated from the coding sequence ATGAGCTACGAACTCACCCCCGAATACCAGGCCCTGAGCAACACGGTGCGCGACTTTGCCGACACCGTCGTGGCCCCCGCCGCCTACGAGTACGACACGAAGCGCAGCCTGCCCTACGGCATCATTGCGCAGATGGGCGACATGGGCCTGTTCGGTCTGCCCTTCCCCGTGGAGTACGGCGGCCAGGGCAAGGACTACTTTGCGCTCTGCCTCGCGGTGGAGCAGCTCGCCCGAGCCGACCAGAGCATCGCCGTCACACTCGAAGCCGGCGTGGGCCTCGGGATCATGCCTGTGTATCGCAGTGGCACCGAGGCGCAGAAGGAAGAGTGGGTTCCGCGCCTGGCCAGTGGCTCGGCGCTCGCCGCATTTGGTCTCACCGAAGCGGATGCCGGTTCCGACGCCGCGGGCACCAAGACCACCGCTGAACTCACGGGCGGCGAGTGGGTGATCAACGGCACCAAACAGTTCATCACCAACTCCGGTTCCGAGATCACGCGCCTCGTCACCGTGACGGCGGTCACGGGACAGTCCACCCGCGTCGACGGCTCGATCAAAAAGGAACTCACCGCCATTCTCGTGCCCACCCCCACGCCCGGGTTCACGGCGCTGCCGCCCTATGACAAGGTGGGCTGGCACACGTCCGACACGCATCCGCTGGTGTTCGACAACGTGCGTGTACCCGAAGCCAACCTGCTCGGCGAGCGTGGCCGTGGCTTCGCTAACTTTGTGCAGACGCTTGACGAGGGCCGCATTGCCTTTGCCGCACTCTGCACCGGAGCTGCCCAGGGCTGCCTCGAGGAGTCCATCCGCTACGCGAACAGCCGCAATGTGTTCGGCCGTTCCATCGGCTCCAATCAGCACATCGCGTTCAAAATTGCCCGGATGCAGGCCCGCGTGCACACCGCTCGCCTGGCCTACTACGACGCGGCCCTCAAAATGATCAACGGCAAGCCGTTCAAGATGGAGGCCTCCATCGCCAAGATGGTGGGCAGCGAAGCGGCCATGGACAATGCCCGCGACGCGACACAGATCTTCGGTGGTTACGGCTTCATGAACGAGAATCTGGTGGCACGCCACTATCGTGATTCGAAGGTGCTCGAACTGGGCGAGGGCACCACCGAGGTGCAGCTCATGGTCATTTCCCGGGCACTCGGCTTCGCGGGCTGA
- a CDS encoding TetR/AcrR family transcriptional regulator — protein sequence MSASVESPPTPRSQAKADRREALLEAAATLFARSGFNGASLEDLGAAVGISGPAVYRHFSGKQAVLSALLVGVSEDLVAGGSTVVDQTADASAALGDLVRFHINFALSNPDVIRVQDRDLDSLAAEDRHRVRALQRSYVELWVSVLRRVHPEVSEALLRIRAHATFGLLNSTPHSARSSSQSDVRTLLEEMAIAALGLSSVTPRDSAQ from the coding sequence ATGAGTGCATCGGTCGAGTCTCCCCCCACGCCGCGCAGCCAGGCCAAGGCCGACCGCCGTGAGGCTCTGCTCGAGGCCGCGGCAACGCTCTTTGCCCGCTCGGGTTTCAACGGGGCATCCCTGGAAGATCTGGGAGCCGCGGTGGGCATCAGCGGTCCGGCCGTGTACCGGCATTTCAGCGGCAAGCAGGCCGTGCTCAGCGCACTCCTCGTGGGTGTCAGCGAGGATCTCGTGGCCGGCGGCTCCACCGTAGTCGACCAGACAGCGGATGCCTCGGCCGCCCTCGGTGACCTCGTGCGGTTCCACATCAACTTCGCCCTGTCGAACCCTGATGTCATTCGGGTGCAGGACCGCGACCTTGACAGCCTGGCCGCGGAGGACCGACACCGGGTCCGTGCCCTCCAGCGCAGCTACGTGGAGCTGTGGGTCAGTGTGCTGCGCCGGGTGCACCCCGAGGTGAGCGAGGCTCTGCTTCGCATTCGAGCGCATGCCACCTTTGGACTGCTCAACTCCACTCCGCACAGCGCTCGCTCGTCGTCCCAGAGCGACGTGCGCACTCTCCTCGAAGAAATGGCCATTGCGGCTCTCGGTCTTTCCTCGGTGACACCGAGAGACTCTGCTCAGTAA
- a CDS encoding biotin carboxylase N-terminal domain-containing protein produces the protein MTATHATTFFDTVLVANRGEIACRIIRTLRAQGIRSIAVYSDADRNARHVSLADAAVRLGGPAPADSYLNVHAVLDAAAQTGAQAIHPGYGFLSENESFARLCADAGIVFIGPSVHALTMMGDKIRSKNHVAGYGVPTIPGIAEPGLSNAQLIEAAASVGYPMLIKPSAGGGGKGMHVVEREEDLAETLETARRVALGAFGDDTLLIERLIATPRHIEVQVLADNYGATIHLGERECSLQRRHQKVIEEAPSPLLDEATRARIGEAACAAARSVGYTGAGTVEFLVSDAAPGEFFFMEMNTRLQVEHPVTEMVTGIDLVDWQVRIAAGEPLTLLQSDVHLTGHAIEARLYAENPERGFLPTTGTVLRLQEAQGEGIRVDSSLVDGLDIASHYDPMLAKVIAWAPTRLGALTRLDQALGDTVVLGVHTNIEYLRLLLQDPDVRAGHLDTGLIERRLPTLAFRGADDHLLAAAALFLHQRALEESTVADANGVWARPTGWRLGEPRASRYCLGVSATESVDVWVLGMPSAASVTVDRGVGTGTPVAAGIRVTGDGSVSADYRGMTRVYEVAHRGTTAGGAELYLGAAGFSLSLRHRSRAEQLAEHLLARDRVPGTMSPDVRSPMPGTVITVNAASGDAVEAGQTLLVVEAMKMEHKLVAQTEGRVTINVGVGALVKLDQIVATVTPEPSPDNTTDKGATQ, from the coding sequence ATGACAGCGACCCATGCCACCACTTTCTTCGACACCGTTCTCGTTGCCAACCGCGGTGAGATCGCCTGCCGCATCATTCGCACCCTGCGCGCTCAGGGCATCCGCTCCATTGCCGTGTACAGCGACGCCGACCGCAACGCGCGTCATGTGTCGCTCGCGGATGCCGCCGTGCGCCTCGGTGGCCCGGCTCCCGCCGACAGCTACCTCAACGTTCACGCCGTTCTCGATGCCGCTGCCCAGACCGGTGCTCAGGCCATCCACCCGGGGTATGGATTTCTGAGCGAGAACGAGTCTTTCGCCCGGTTGTGCGCCGACGCCGGCATTGTGTTCATTGGACCCAGCGTGCACGCGCTCACCATGATGGGCGACAAGATCCGCTCGAAGAACCACGTGGCCGGGTACGGAGTACCCACCATTCCCGGCATCGCCGAACCGGGTCTCAGCAACGCCCAACTCATCGAAGCGGCCGCCTCCGTGGGCTATCCGATGCTGATCAAGCCCTCGGCGGGCGGCGGCGGCAAGGGAATGCACGTGGTCGAACGCGAGGAAGACCTCGCGGAGACCCTCGAGACGGCCAGACGAGTGGCGCTCGGTGCCTTCGGTGACGACACCCTGCTCATCGAACGCCTCATCGCCACCCCGCGGCACATTGAGGTACAGGTGTTGGCCGACAACTACGGCGCCACCATCCACCTGGGCGAGCGCGAGTGTTCCCTGCAGCGCCGCCACCAGAAGGTGATCGAGGAGGCGCCGTCTCCGCTCCTGGATGAGGCCACCCGGGCGCGCATCGGCGAAGCGGCCTGCGCCGCCGCCCGCAGCGTGGGCTACACCGGTGCCGGCACCGTGGAGTTTCTGGTTTCCGACGCCGCGCCCGGTGAATTCTTCTTTATGGAGATGAACACCCGGCTTCAGGTGGAGCACCCGGTTACCGAGATGGTGACCGGCATTGACCTGGTGGACTGGCAGGTGCGCATTGCCGCGGGGGAGCCCCTCACCCTCCTGCAGTCCGACGTTCACCTGACCGGCCATGCGATTGAGGCGCGTTTGTATGCCGAAAACCCCGAGCGTGGTTTTCTGCCCACGACGGGTACCGTGCTGCGACTGCAGGAGGCGCAGGGCGAGGGCATCCGCGTGGACAGTTCGCTCGTGGACGGGCTCGACATCGCCTCGCACTACGACCCGATGCTCGCCAAGGTAATCGCGTGGGCGCCCACCCGCCTCGGCGCCCTCACCCGGCTCGATCAGGCGCTGGGCGACACCGTCGTTCTCGGAGTGCACACCAATATTGAATACCTGCGACTGCTGCTGCAGGACCCGGACGTGCGCGCCGGACACCTCGACACCGGTCTGATCGAACGCCGGCTGCCCACCCTCGCCTTTCGCGGTGCCGACGATCACCTTCTCGCCGCGGCCGCACTGTTTCTGCACCAGCGCGCACTGGAGGAGTCCACGGTCGCCGACGCGAACGGTGTGTGGGCCCGCCCCACCGGGTGGCGACTGGGCGAGCCGCGCGCCAGCCGGTACTGCCTGGGGGTGTCGGCGACCGAGTCGGTAGACGTGTGGGTTCTGGGGATGCCAAGTGCGGCATCCGTCACCGTGGATAGGGGCGTGGGTACGGGTACGCCGGTTGCGGCCGGTATCCGGGTGACCGGCGACGGAAGCGTGAGCGCCGACTACCGGGGCATGACCCGCGTCTACGAGGTTGCGCATCGCGGCACAACAGCAGGCGGTGCGGAGCTGTATCTCGGCGCCGCGGGCTTCTCCCTCTCGCTCCGGCATCGCTCACGCGCCGAGCAACTGGCCGAACACCTGCTTGCCCGCGATCGGGTGCCGGGAACGATGAGCCCCGATGTGCGCTCGCCGATGCCCGGAACGGTCATTACGGTGAACGCCGCGAGTGGTGATGCGGTCGAAGCCGGCCAGACACTGCTCGTGGTGGAAGCCATGAAAATGGAGCACAAACTCGTGGCTCAAACCGAAGGGCGGGTCACCATCAACGTTGGCGTCGGCGCCCTCGTGAAGCTCGACCAGATCGTTGCCACCGTCACACCAGAGCCAAGTCCAGACAATACGACAGACAAGGGAGCTACACAATGA
- a CDS encoding CoA ester lyase: MTFELGPALLFCPADRPERFDKAAERADAVIIDLEDAVSPANREEARAALVQHPLDPERTIVRVNPVGSAECARDLVALAATDYRFVMAAKAESAAQMTELAAYEVIALCETAAGVQGAALLAAAPNVVALMWGAEDLIASLGGTSSRDVAGRYREVARHARNTVLIAAGAAGVAAIDSVYLDIPDTDGLGLEAADAVASGFRATACIHPSQVSVIRAAYEPTADAVAHAHALLAAAATERGVFQFGGRMIDEPVLRHAQAVLTRWAASRDSS, encoded by the coding sequence GTGACGTTTGAGCTCGGCCCGGCCCTGCTCTTTTGCCCGGCGGACCGCCCCGAACGCTTCGATAAGGCTGCCGAACGCGCCGATGCGGTCATCATCGATCTGGAAGACGCCGTCTCGCCGGCGAATCGCGAGGAGGCGCGGGCGGCTCTCGTGCAGCATCCGCTGGACCCCGAGCGCACCATCGTGCGCGTCAACCCCGTGGGGTCAGCCGAGTGTGCCCGTGACCTGGTTGCCCTGGCCGCAACCGACTACCGCTTCGTGATGGCGGCGAAGGCCGAATCCGCCGCACAGATGACCGAGTTGGCGGCCTACGAGGTGATTGCGCTGTGTGAAACGGCCGCCGGCGTGCAGGGGGCCGCTCTGCTCGCCGCCGCCCCCAACGTCGTCGCGCTCATGTGGGGCGCTGAGGACCTCATCGCCTCGCTCGGCGGAACATCCAGCCGCGATGTGGCGGGGCGCTACCGCGAGGTGGCTCGGCACGCGCGCAACACGGTACTCATCGCGGCCGGTGCCGCCGGAGTGGCGGCCATCGATTCCGTCTACCTCGACATTCCCGACACCGACGGTCTCGGTCTGGAGGCCGCCGATGCCGTGGCCAGTGGGTTCCGGGCAACGGCCTGCATCCACCCGAGTCAGGTGAGCGTCATTCGCGCGGCGTACGAGCCCACAGCGGATGCCGTGGCGCACGCCCACGCGCTTCTGGCGGCAGCCGCGACCGAGCGTGGTGTCTTCCAGTTCGGTGGCCGCATGATCGATGAACCCGTGCTGCGGCACGCCCAGGCGGTGCTTACGCGGTGGGCTGCGTCGCGAGACTCTTCTTGA
- a CDS encoding dihydrolipoamide acetyltransferase family protein — translation MLKIFKLPDLGEGLTESEIVAWYISPGDTVSLNQHIADVETAKAVVELPSPFSGVVSELHQPAGVVVHVGEPIVSFTVADAAGAASGSTKAPEASVVPAEEREANLVGYGPAVERGGRPARRTRPGTAASSTAVTTQPPAPPVTRTLVVPASEITVTSERPRSTPPVRALARDLGVNLETVTGTGPGGLITRDDVRTALDGAVLDGAVLASTAPESATPVGAGALAGASARETRTPIKSIRKLTAAAMVSSAFTAPHVTEFLTIDVTPTMELLDSLKTNRAFADQRISILTVVAKAVCIAITRNPAVNTKWDEAAGEIVQFGYVNLGIAAATPRGLMVPNIKDADTLGLTALAAALAELTTAARGGTTTPAALGGGTISITNIGVFGIDAGTPILNPGEAAILAMGAIRTTPWEYHGQVALRQVLTLSLSFDHRLVDGEQGSRFLADIGTILANPAMVITMV, via the coding sequence ATGCTCAAGATCTTCAAACTGCCCGACCTCGGTGAGGGGCTGACCGAGTCCGAGATTGTGGCCTGGTACATTTCGCCCGGCGACACCGTGTCGCTCAACCAGCACATTGCCGACGTGGAGACCGCCAAGGCCGTGGTGGAGCTACCCTCGCCGTTCAGCGGTGTGGTGAGTGAGCTGCACCAGCCCGCCGGCGTGGTGGTGCACGTGGGCGAGCCCATTGTGTCGTTCACCGTAGCGGATGCTGCCGGTGCGGCAAGTGGGTCGACGAAGGCTCCCGAAGCTTCAGTTGTTCCCGCCGAGGAGCGCGAAGCGAACCTGGTGGGATACGGTCCGGCCGTGGAACGTGGCGGACGACCGGCTCGCCGAACGCGGCCCGGCACCGCTGCGAGCAGCACCGCCGTGACGACACAGCCACCTGCGCCCCCAGTAACGCGAACCCTGGTCGTACCGGCGAGCGAAATCACTGTCACGAGCGAACGACCCCGGTCCACTCCGCCGGTGCGCGCCCTCGCCCGTGATCTGGGAGTGAACCTCGAGACCGTCACGGGTACCGGGCCTGGCGGCCTGATCACCCGGGACGATGTTCGCACTGCCCTGGATGGTGCCGTGCTGGACGGTGCTGTTCTGGCCAGCACAGCTCCGGAGAGTGCAACGCCGGTTGGGGCGGGCGCGCTCGCCGGAGCATCCGCTCGGGAAACCCGTACACCGATTAAGAGCATTCGCAAACTGACCGCCGCTGCCATGGTGTCCAGCGCCTTCACGGCGCCACATGTGACCGAGTTTCTCACCATTGACGTGACCCCCACCATGGAGCTTCTCGACTCGCTCAAGACCAACCGGGCATTCGCGGACCAGCGCATCTCGATCCTCACCGTGGTGGCCAAAGCCGTGTGCATCGCCATCACGCGTAACCCGGCCGTCAACACCAAATGGGACGAGGCAGCCGGCGAGATCGTACAGTTCGGCTACGTGAACCTCGGTATCGCGGCAGCGACTCCGCGCGGACTGATGGTGCCCAACATCAAGGACGCCGACACCCTCGGACTTACCGCACTCGCGGCAGCGCTCGCCGAGCTCACCACGGCGGCTCGCGGCGGCACGACAACACCGGCGGCGCTCGGCGGTGGCACCATCTCGATCACCAACATCGGGGTCTTCGGCATCGACGCCGGAACGCCCATTCTGAACCCGGGCGAGGCTGCGATTCTGGCCATGGGAGCCATCCGCACCACACCGTGGGAGTACCACGGCCAGGTGGCACTGCGTCAGGTGCTCACCCTGAGCCTGTCGTTTGATCACCGTCTGGTTGACGGTGAACAGGGCTCGAGATTCCTCGCAGATATCGGCACCATTCTGGCCAACCCGGCCATGGTTATCACCATGGTCTAG
- a CDS encoding LysE/ArgO family amino acid transporter, giving the protein MTPATTLVPALLGLVTGLTLIIAIGAQNAFVLRLGIEGRNRLIAPVVAICALSDALLIFAGVLGLGALIAAAPVALIVIRVLGSAFLIGYALWAARRALRPGVLVVTGPAIATGLRVAVTTVLALTWLNPHVYLDTVLFLGAVATQQGPTERWWWAGGAMIASVVWFSALGFGARLLRPYFARPSAWRILDAVIAVVMLALGIRLALGY; this is encoded by the coding sequence GTGACCCCTGCCACGACCCTCGTTCCCGCACTCCTCGGCCTGGTGACCGGATTGACGCTCATCATCGCCATCGGAGCCCAAAATGCGTTCGTGCTGCGGCTCGGAATCGAAGGTCGCAACCGCCTCATCGCCCCGGTCGTGGCCATCTGCGCACTATCCGACGCCCTGCTCATCTTCGCCGGAGTGCTCGGCCTCGGTGCACTCATTGCCGCCGCCCCAGTGGCCCTGATCGTCATCCGCGTGCTCGGCTCCGCCTTCCTGATCGGTTATGCACTGTGGGCGGCTCGTCGTGCCCTTCGTCCCGGCGTCCTCGTGGTGACGGGACCCGCGATCGCGACCGGCCTGCGCGTAGCCGTCACCACCGTGCTGGCGCTCACCTGGCTGAACCCGCACGTGTACCTCGACACCGTGCTCTTTCTCGGCGCCGTAGCTACTCAGCAGGGTCCGACCGAACGCTGGTGGTGGGCGGGAGGAGCCATGATCGCCAGCGTCGTGTGGTTTTCCGCCCTCGGGTTCGGAGCCCGCCTGCTCCGCCCCTACTTCGCCCGCCCCAGTGCGTGGCGCATACTCGACGCCGTGATTGCCGTGGTCATGCTCGCCCTCGGCATCCGCTTAGCCCTCGGTTACTGA
- a CDS encoding carboxyl transferase domain-containing protein codes for METLTSQLDSTHQAFQANDADQRALVADLKERLARAARGGPEKSRQRHLARGKLLPRERIDQLLDTGSPFLEIAPLAGTGLYNDDSPGAGVIAGIGLVHGRFVLVISNDATVKGGTYYPMTVKKHLRAQEIALENRLPCIYLVDSGGAFLPMQDEVFPDRDHFGRIFFNQARMSAAKIPQIASVMGSCTAGGAYVPAMSDETVIVRNQGTIFLGGPPLVKAAIGEIVTAEELGGGDLHARTSGVTDHLAENDEHALQIVRDIVSTLPRPAAAPWTVIPTIDPVADESELYGAVPTDVQGQYDVHEVIARLVDGSEFHEFKKDYGTTLITGFAHLHGHPVGIVANNGVLFSESALKGAHFIELCDQRGIPLVFLQNISGFMVGRDYEAGGIAKNGAKMVTAVATARVPKLTVVIGGSFGAGNYSMCGRAYSPRFLWMWPGSRISVMGGAQASAVLATVKREQIEGAGDEWSADAEATFKAPILDTYERQGSPYYSTARLWDDGVIDPADTRTVLGLALSVCATAPLGESAFGLFRM; via the coding sequence ATGGAGACACTCACGAGTCAGCTCGACTCCACGCACCAGGCGTTTCAGGCGAATGATGCTGACCAGCGCGCCCTCGTCGCCGACCTGAAGGAACGACTGGCCCGCGCCGCCCGCGGTGGCCCGGAAAAGTCCCGGCAGCGCCACCTCGCCCGCGGCAAGCTCTTGCCCCGCGAACGCATTGACCAACTGCTGGATACCGGCAGTCCCTTTCTGGAGATTGCCCCGCTAGCCGGAACCGGCCTGTACAACGACGACAGCCCGGGAGCCGGTGTCATCGCCGGCATTGGACTCGTGCACGGACGTTTCGTTCTGGTGATCTCCAACGATGCCACCGTCAAAGGCGGCACCTACTATCCGATGACGGTGAAGAAGCACCTGCGGGCCCAGGAGATTGCCCTCGAAAACCGGCTGCCGTGCATCTACCTCGTCGACTCCGGCGGAGCCTTCCTGCCGATGCAGGACGAGGTGTTTCCCGACCGCGACCACTTCGGCCGGATCTTCTTCAATCAGGCCCGCATGTCGGCAGCCAAGATTCCGCAAATTGCCTCCGTCATGGGCTCGTGCACCGCGGGCGGCGCCTACGTACCAGCCATGAGCGACGAGACCGTGATCGTGCGCAACCAGGGCACCATCTTTTTGGGTGGTCCGCCGCTCGTGAAGGCAGCAATCGGTGAAATTGTCACGGCCGAGGAACTGGGCGGCGGTGATCTCCATGCCCGTACCTCCGGCGTCACCGATCATCTCGCCGAAAACGACGAGCACGCCCTCCAGATCGTTCGCGACATCGTGTCGACCCTGCCCCGGCCCGCAGCAGCGCCCTGGACGGTGATCCCGACGATCGACCCGGTGGCCGACGAGAGCGAACTTTACGGAGCGGTTCCCACCGATGTGCAGGGTCAGTATGACGTGCACGAAGTCATTGCGCGGCTCGTTGACGGTAGCGAATTTCACGAGTTCAAGAAGGACTACGGCACGACCCTCATCACCGGTTTCGCGCACCTGCACGGACACCCGGTGGGTATCGTCGCCAACAACGGCGTGCTGTTCTCCGAATCGGCACTCAAGGGTGCGCACTTCATCGAACTCTGCGACCAGCGCGGGATTCCCCTGGTGTTTCTGCAGAACATCTCCGGCTTTATGGTGGGCCGGGACTACGAAGCCGGCGGAATCGCGAAGAACGGCGCCAAAATGGTGACCGCCGTGGCCACGGCCCGCGTACCCAAGCTCACCGTCGTCATCGGCGGTTCGTTCGGAGCCGGCAACTATTCCATGTGCGGCCGAGCCTACTCGCCGCGTTTTCTGTGGATGTGGCCGGGAAGCCGCATCTCCGTGATGGGCGGTGCTCAGGCATCGGCCGTGCTCGCCACGGTGAAGCGTGAGCAGATTGAGGGCGCCGGCGACGAGTGGTCGGCCGACGCCGAAGCCACCTTCAAGGCACCTATCCTCGACACCTACGAGCGGCAGGGCAGCCCGTATTACTCCACCGCACGCCTGTGGGACGACGGCGTCATCGACCCCGCCGACACCCGCACGGTACTGGGCCTGGCCCTGTCCGTGTGTGCCACCGCGCCCCTCGGCGAATCCGCCTTCGGCCTCTTCCGGATGTGA
- a CDS encoding VOC family protein encodes MNASTGLLAPFTTAHALQQSAFVHFDGALHASFGTADFTSAVALVVAMGREADAMNHHPDVRLGYGSVDVVLTSHDAGGVTARDVTLATRIDELAEQQGATVATLQPTRCDIAIDCIDADAIRPFWAAALDYEEVTSDDGIELVDPRGRDPKVWFQHMEISRAGRNRIHLDIYVPTDDAEDRVQTIVEAGGTLLTDEHAPDWWVLADVEGNELCVCTSAF; translated from the coding sequence ATGAATGCGAGCACCGGACTCCTGGCCCCCTTCACCACCGCCCATGCCCTGCAGCAGAGCGCCTTCGTGCACTTCGACGGCGCTCTGCACGCCTCCTTTGGCACCGCCGACTTCACCTCGGCGGTTGCGCTGGTGGTGGCCATGGGCCGAGAAGCGGATGCGATGAATCACCACCCTGACGTGCGCCTCGGCTACGGCAGCGTCGACGTGGTGCTCACCTCACACGATGCCGGTGGGGTCACCGCCCGTGACGTCACACTGGCCACCCGCATCGACGAACTGGCCGAGCAACAGGGAGCCACGGTGGCCACACTGCAGCCCACCCGCTGCGACATTGCCATTGACTGCATCGATGCCGACGCCATTCGCCCGTTCTGGGCGGCCGCCCTGGACTACGAGGAGGTCACGAGCGACGACGGAATCGAACTGGTCGATCCGCGCGGCAGAGACCCGAAGGTGTGGTTCCAACACATGGAGATCTCTCGGGCCGGTCGCAATCGCATCCACCTGGATATCTACGTGCCCACGGACGACGCCGAAGACCGGGTGCAAACGATTGTCGAGGCCGGAGGAACCCTGCTCACCGACGAACACGCACCCGACTGGTGGGTGCTCGCCGACGTGGAGGGGAACGAACTCTGCGTCTGCACCTCCGCCTTCTGA